One Kribbella sp. NBC_00662 genomic region harbors:
- a CDS encoding DUF2087 domain-containing protein, whose protein sequence is MNADQLCGLLAEPSRLRTYSAIVLGASTPEQVAGSTGLAAPVVVKALQRLTKGGLIEATRDGFTADEAAFKDAVRESRPERVPLDPDPDRDNVLKSFIRDGRLTHFPTYPDKLRIVLEFLVRNFEVGRSYPETEVNGILNRWHPDHAALRRELVDARLLTRENSIYTRRPSQQPPA, encoded by the coding sequence ATGAACGCCGATCAGCTGTGTGGTCTGCTGGCCGAACCGTCGAGGTTGCGCACGTACTCCGCGATCGTGCTCGGCGCCTCCACTCCCGAGCAGGTTGCCGGAAGCACCGGACTCGCCGCGCCGGTCGTGGTGAAGGCACTGCAGCGGCTGACCAAGGGCGGGCTGATCGAAGCCACCCGCGACGGGTTCACCGCGGACGAGGCCGCGTTCAAGGACGCCGTCCGCGAGAGCCGGCCCGAACGCGTCCCGCTCGACCCGGATCCGGACCGCGACAACGTGCTGAAGTCGTTCATCCGCGACGGGCGGCTCACGCACTTCCCGACGTACCCGGACAAGCTGCGGATCGTACTCGAGTTCCTCGTGCGGAACTTCGAGGTCGGCCGCAGCTACCCCGAGACCGAGGTCAACGGGATCCTCAACCGCTGGCACCCCGACCACGCCGCGCTGCGGCGAGAGCTGGTCGACGCCCGGTTGCTGACCCGCGAGAACAGCATCTACACCCGCCGCCCCTCCCAACAGCCCCCCGCTTGA
- a CDS encoding P1 family peptidase → MQPGPHNAITDVPGILVGQVERVDAPYLTGTTVVHVPTTAVAGVDVRGGAPGTRETDLLSPVNSNGGVNAIVLTGGSAFGLDTAGSVMRWLEERGEGVRVGQGEYDVVPIVPTAVIFDLGRRGDFKARPEPSWGADAIAAATDGPVALGNHGAGTGARARSLKGGVGSASVRLDDGTTVGALVIVNAAGSTVDADGNLYGARFGIGAEFSHLRTPVEPPPPAVPGRNLIPGPPMNTVIAVVATDVPLDKAATKRMAIVAHDGLARAIDPIHTLVDGDSIFALSTRIADDDRPRLSVTDPLALGQLETVYAAGARTLSRAIVHAMLNAESVETPGGTIPSYQDAYPSAFPS, encoded by the coding sequence ATGCAACCTGGTCCGCACAATGCGATCACCGATGTTCCCGGAATTCTTGTCGGACAGGTGGAGCGCGTCGACGCGCCGTACCTCACCGGTACGACGGTCGTGCACGTACCGACGACCGCCGTCGCCGGCGTCGACGTCCGCGGCGGAGCGCCGGGCACGCGGGAGACGGATCTGCTCTCGCCGGTGAACTCGAACGGCGGCGTGAACGCGATCGTGCTGACCGGCGGGAGCGCGTTCGGTCTCGACACCGCGGGCAGTGTGATGCGCTGGCTGGAGGAGCGCGGCGAGGGCGTCCGGGTCGGCCAGGGCGAGTACGACGTGGTGCCGATCGTGCCGACGGCGGTGATCTTCGACCTCGGGCGGCGCGGCGACTTCAAGGCCCGGCCGGAGCCGTCGTGGGGAGCGGACGCGATCGCCGCCGCCACCGACGGACCGGTTGCCCTGGGCAACCACGGTGCCGGTACCGGGGCGCGGGCGCGCTCGTTGAAGGGCGGCGTCGGCTCGGCCAGCGTGCGGCTCGACGACGGTACGACGGTCGGCGCACTGGTGATCGTGAACGCGGCCGGGTCGACCGTCGACGCCGACGGCAACCTGTACGGCGCACGCTTCGGGATCGGTGCCGAGTTCAGCCACCTGCGGACGCCGGTCGAGCCGCCGCCACCGGCCGTGCCAGGTCGCAACCTGATCCCGGGGCCGCCGATGAACACCGTGATCGCCGTGGTGGCCACCGACGTACCGCTCGACAAGGCGGCGACCAAGCGGATGGCGATAGTCGCGCACGACGGGCTGGCGCGGGCGATCGACCCGATCCACACACTCGTCGACGGTGACAGCATCTTCGCGCTGTCGACCCGGATCGCCGACGACGACCGGCCCCGGCTGAGCGTCACCGATCCGCTGGCGCTCGGGCAGCTCGAGACGGTCTACGCGGCGGGCGCACGGACGCTGTCGCGGGCGATCGTGCACGCGATGCTCAACGCCGAATCGGTGGAGACGCCGGGCGGCACCATCCCGAGCTATCAGGATGCGTATCCGTCGGCGTTCCCTTCCTGA